Within the Opitutaceae bacterium TAV5 genome, the region CCACGCTCCGCATTTCCGATGTCGGCGATTACCGCGCGGCGGTGGCGCGCGGGCTGGAGCGGATCGCCGCTGGCGAGTTCCAGAAGATCGTGCTCGCCCGCGCGCGCGATGTCGTGGCAGCGGAGCCTCTCCATCCGCTGCGCGTGCTCAATGCGCTGCGGCAGCGGTTTCCGGACTGTTATGCGTTTTCGGCGGCCAACGGGCGCGGACAGAGTTTTATCGGCGCCTCGCCCGAACGGCTGGTGCGCGTGAGCCAGGGCGTGCTCGAAACCGAGGCGCTCGCCGGCTCGGCGCCGCGCGGCGCCGGCGCAAGCGAGGATGCCGCCGCCGGAGGCGCCTTGCTGCGCAGCGAGAAAGACCGGCGCGAGCAACGGCTCGTGCTCGACTCCATCCTGCGCCGTCTCGCTCCGCTCGGCCTGCGTGCCGAATATCCGGATACGCCCGGCCTGCGTCGCCTGGCGAACGTCCAGCATCTGCACACGCCCGTGCGCGCCGTGTTGCCGGATGGCGTGCGGCTGCTCGACGCGCTGGCGCGGCTGCATCCGACCCCCGCGGTGGGCGGCTCGCCGCGCGAGGCGGCGGTGGCGCGTATCCGCGAGCTGGAAGGTTTCCCGCGCGGCCTCTACGCCGGCGCGCTCGGCTGGATCAACGCGCGCGGCGGCGGCGAGTTTTTTGTGGGGTTGCGTTCAGCGCTGGTGGACGGGGCGACCGCCCGCATCTACGCGGGCGCGGGCATTGTTGCAGGGTCGGAGCCGGAGCGCGAATACGCGGAGACGGAGCTCAAGTTCCGTGCCGTGCAGGACGCCTTGACGGGATCGTCCTGACCGGGCCGGAGACCAGAGGCCAGAGGGTCGGATTTCAGATTTTGAATCGCAGATTTCAGACCTTTGGGAGGTCTAAAAAATCATTTTCCCAATCTGACAAATCAACCGCGAATGGACGCGAATAAAAACACAATAAAATCATATCTAAATGATTATGCATTCCATCATTTTTTCTGGATTCGCGTTCATTCGCGTCCATTCGCGGTTAAAAATGTATTTTTAGAACCTCCCCTCCGGCTTCCGGTCTCTGGCCTCTGACAAACGGCAACGGGCTCAGCGGGGCTTGCCTGTCGGTTCCCGGTGTTTTGCCGGTGCGCTCTCGCAAGTAAACAGACCGGTGCGCAGGGGATGCCGGGAACCGTCGGGCATGAGGACCGTGCCTTCGATGCCGGACGGGGCTTTGATGTGCAGGGTGAAGGTCGCGCTGCGAACATGCCAGCGAACCTCCAGCAATCCTTGCGGAGTGAGACAGGCTCCCGATGCGTCTTCCAGATCGCCGCAGAACGGGCGTATCTCCACCTGTTTCCAGCCGGGGGATTGCGGACGGATGCCGAGGACCACTCCGGTGAAGAAGGCCATCGGCGCCGCGCCCCAGGCGTGGCAGGCGGAGGCGTGGCGCGGATACGACGATGCGTCCGTGCGTCCGTGTTCGGACAGTTCCCAGTGTTCCCAGGTGGCGGTCGCCCCCGCATCGAGCAGCGGCCGGTAGCGTTGGCGGATGAGGTCGAGGGCGTCCTGTTCGCGGCCATGCAGGCGCAGCGCCTGCAAAACGGTGTGGATGGAAAACGGACTGGCCCGAACCACCGTGGCCGGATCGCTGCCGCCGCGGGCCAAAACTCGCTTGATGATTTGTGCGGCCCGCGGGCTGCCGGGGGATTCCAGGAAGAGCAGGGCATGGGCAGCGGTGACTTCGGAGACGCCTTCAGTCAGGACGCCATCGGTCATGGCGTCGGCATAGCCATGTTCCGTCTCGTTCCAGAACTGTTCGCGCAGGGAGGAGGCGAGGCGTTCAGCGCGGCTTGCAAACCATGCGTGGCTGGCTTGGTCGCCGAGCCGGTTCGCGTAGCCGGCGATGGCACGGAGGGCGGAGAGGTATTGGAGGTTGAGCGTGGCCAGCACTTCGCCGGAGCCCATGCCGCGTCCGGCGGCGTCGCGCCCCATGTCGATGTAGATCCAGTGCGGCACGCGGGCGAGCAGGCCGTCGTCGGGCCGCTCGAAAGCGGAAAACCAGCGGATGGCGAGCAGGAGATTGGGCCACCAGTGGGCGAGCAGGCTGTCGTCGCCGGTGAACTGATAAAACTCCTCGAAGGCTCCGATCCAGTCGAGGCAGTAGGAGGGGATGGGGCTGACGTTGCGGTTGCCCGAGGGATAGCGCGGTACCATCGAACCCATCCAGTCCATGCCCTGGCCGATCTGCTCGATGAGGTTGCGGTGCAGGGCGGCGTCGCCCCAGCGGTGGTGATTGAAAATCGCGGTGCGGCGGGCGTCGCCGATCCACTGTTGTTGTTCGCGGGAGGGGCTGTCCACGATGCCGTCCTGGTAGCAGAGGCGGACGGTGTGCGCGCAGATGGCGTCGAGACGGGTAAGGCTGTCGTCACTACACCGGAAGCCTTCGACTTGGCCGACGGGAAGCGGGTAGTAGAGCGTGCGCAGCCACGCCCGGTGAACGGTGACGGGTCCGGGGGACCAGACCCAGAGTTGCACGTGGCGGAAGGCCAGCCAGTTGAAGGCGACTTCCAGCGTCTGCCGGTCGCCGCGAAGAATCCAGCGCCCGGTGAGGATGCGGGCCTGCTCGGGTTTGGGAATGACGTCGCCCGGAGCGATGGAGTCGGCGAACAGGGCGTCCACCACCGCGCCGGCGGGTCCGTCGATCTCCAGCCGGAGGAGGCCGTTTTCGATGCGGGCAAGGTCGAGGGTGACGACGTGCGCGGTATCGGGTGCGGTGGCGGGCAGCCGGACCGGAAACACCGCGCCGTCGCCGGGAACCGGAACCGGGACAGGGCGCGGCTGGCCGAGTGCGTCGGGCGCGGGTGCGGGGCCGTGGGCCGAGGCGAGGCGGGCGCGCGGGAGGGTTTCGACGTCCGACTCGCTCCGGAGGGGGAGCGGACTCGGGACAAAGTGATACCACGGGGTGACGGTGAGGCCGGATTTGACGTAGTCCGTCGCGGCCCAGCCGGAATCGTCGTAGCCCGGGCGCAGCCAGCCGTCGGGAATGAGTTGGGTATCCTGGACCTCGATACAGCCGAGCGGGCCATGCAGCCGCGGGGTGGGGCGGAGGAATTCCTCCGCAGGCGCGGCCTTCCAGGAGCGGTCGCTGACGATGGCGAGGTGTTCGCCGTCGGCGCCGCGGATCACCAGGTGGAAAAGCAGGCCCTGCATGATGCTGATGCGGGAACCGGTGCCGAAACCCTGGAAGAGGACAAGCAGGGCGATGTCGTTGTCACCCCGGTGAAGGCGGGGCGCGACATCGAGGTGATCGTAATAAGTCCAGGTCGGATCGCTGCGTCCGGGGCCCCGTGCGCAGGGGGCTCCGTTGAGGAAAAGCTGGTAATGTGTGTCGGCGAAAACGCGCAGTTCCGCCGAGACGGGGTCGAAGGGCAGGTGAAAGGTTTTGCGGAACCGCAGGGTGCGGTTGCGGGGGTTTTCGAAAAACAGGGTCTCGCCCTGCATCCAGATCAGCCCGGCGCCGGGCTCCCACCGGATGTCGAGGCAGGAGGGACGGCTGCGCTGGTAGAGTGGGTTCATGGTTCCGGTTTGTCGCACAGGAGGAGGGCGCGGCGCCAGCGCATTATCGGAGAAGACGTTTCGGGCGGGAACGTTACGCACGAGAAGAGTGCCGATACCACGCTGGCGGCGGATGAGTCCTTCGCGGACCAGCCGTTCGAGCGCGGTGCGCACGGTGGCCTGAGAGATTCCCAGCGTCCGCATGAGGATGGTTTCCGAGGGCACCTTTTCGACCGAGGACGGGGCGGAGCGGATCGCCTGCCGGAGCGCATCACGAAGCTGAAGGTGGAGCGGAATGCCGTTTTCGCGATCGAGGGTGATGGCATGCAGCCCGGATTCCCATTCGGTGGCGGAGGTCGGTGTCATCACCGGGAGCGACGGATAGGCACGGCGGGATTGGGTCTGCCTAGTGTTTGTCCAGTCCTTCCCAGTCCCATTGCACGGTTCCAACCAGAGAATCTTTTTTGATCCAGCGGACGCTGCCACCCCAGGTGGCGGCGTTGAAGCCGGTGTTGTCGTGCGGCGCGGCCAAGCTGGTGATGCCGGGGCTCTGATTGGCGACCCACCAGTAATTAATGTCCGACGCAATGACGCGGCGCGGAGGGGTGTCGGCGTCCGTGTAGTCGTCCGCCGAATTGGTGTCGGGACGCTTGGCATATTGATTCAGGAAATAGCCGGCCATCAGATCTCCCGACGCCGAGGTCCGGTTCCATTGGCCGATTTCGTTTCCGCGAAACTCCGGACACATGAATATCGGAGGCGGGCGCAACATGTTGGCCGGAGTATCGTACATGGCCTGAAGACCGACGTAGGGAAGGAGTTCGTAGAAAGCGTCGGGAGTGGCTCCTTTCATGATAAAGCGCGGGTCCCGGGTTGGAGAAAAAGGCGCTTTGCCCTTGTGATCGTTGCGGTACATGATGTGCGCGGCCGCAATCTGCCGGAGGTTGGAAGCACAGACGGCCCGTTTGGCGGTCTTGCGGACCTTGCTGACGGTGGGGATAATGATGGCGGCAAGAATGCCAATGATGGCGATGACGGTGAGCAGCTCGATGAGAGTGAATGCCTGTGACGACATTCTGCGGGTCTGATATGTGTATCTGGAGTATGAATACTTTTTCATGGCGATACGGGTTTTTGTTTTGCAATGCAGGGGATGTTTGCCGGATGTCGAAAGAGGGTGTCAGGGCAGCAGGGTGAGCGTGCCGAGCGTCTGCGGATTGTTCCAGTAGTCGGCCGACCGGAGACAGGTCATCCAGGTGTTGGTGCGGAAGCCGTGATCGGCGTCGTCGGCCAGCACGTTGGCCCCCAGCCGGAGGCCGGCGGCGGGTTTGACGTCGATGGCGGAGAAGGGAATGGCGGCCTCGATCAGGTAACCGCCCTGCCATACGCGACTGGCAATCTTCACCTGGGACTCGAAGTCTTGCCTGACGTGGCCGCCGATCGGTGCGGCGAGGAGCGCGGGCGGTTCGTCGTGAAACTGTCGCGTGGGCGTCATCAGCAGGAGGAGGTCGCGCGCGGTGATGGTGCGCGAGCGTTTGGCGGGATCGGGTTCGGCGCTGAGGAAGAGGCGGACGTTGTCGGCGTCGCGCCAGTCACGGCTGGTCAGGTCCACGACGCTGAGGTCGTCGTCGAGCGCGATGAAGGCGAAATACAGGTGGGTGGCATCCCAGCGGAGGGCGACGCGGCCAAACCAGTTTTCACGAACCGGCGGCTGGGGATCGCGGAGGATCCACAGGCCCCCCTGATCGAGGGTGACAAACTCGTCGGCGGTCCATTTGGACAGGTTGCCGTCGATGGAATCGGGCGTCATGGAGGCGGGGGCACGGCGGGCGAGAAGTTCGCGGCATCCGAAGTTTTCCGTCTTGTCGTCGTCGAAGGGGAGGCGGACCGGATAATGCGGTTGTTGTGGCGATTCCGCGAGCAACGCCCGATAGGGGAAGGGGCCGTCGATCCACAGGCGGGTTTCGAAGGGCAAGCTGCGTCGGGGGCCTTCGGTTTCGGTGGCAAACGAGAAACGATATTCGACGCCTCGCACGGCGTTCCGGGGAGCGGTGAGGCGAATTTCGCGCGTGACGGTTTCGCCGGCGGCGACCGCGACGGGTTCGGGCAGCTCGATGGTCCAGCCGGGCATCCGGCTGACGACGACGGGCCGGGCGGTGACCGGGGCGGCGCCGGAGTTGAAGATCACCCAGGGGATGCTGACCGTGTCGCCGGGGTTGAGCGTCCAGCGGTTCAGCGCGGTGCTCCAGTTGCGGGCGTCGAGCGTGTTGGCCAGCACGGCGAGGTGGTCGTAGCCGGTGAGAAGGCGGGAGGCGTCTTCGGGGAATCCGGTGATGAGCAGGGGCGTCTCCCCGAGGGTGAGTTCGGGGCTCGGGTTTTGGAGTGCGTCGGTGTTGGCGGAGTCGGGGCGGCCGTTGGCGTCGATCGCGGTGTAGTGGCCGCCGGGAAGGAGGGAGAGGGGGGCGCGGACGCCGTCGCGGAGCGCCCAGACGGCGAGGAAGAGGGTGCCGTCGGCCCGGCGGAAGAGGTGTTTTTGAACAGGTTCGGTGCTGACGGTGCCTCCGAGCGGGATGGAATCGTTGAGCCAGGACGAAAGGTGGACGAGCGTGTGCCAGGCGGGGCGGGGGAGGAAGTTTTCGTCGAGCAGCCAGAAGGTTTCCCGGTCGTTTTTGCCGTAGAGGTTATACCAGTAGATGCGTTCGATACGCTTGGAGCGGGCGAGCAGGTAGAGGCGGGCGAGTTGGCCGGCCTGTTGTTCGAGGGTGAAGCCGTTGACTTGGGTGAGTTGCCGGGTGACGGGATTGACGGGGCCGCCTTCGTGGAAGTGGAAACCGATCTCGGTGGCCCAGAGTTGCTGAGGGGGTTGTCCGGTGGCGGCGGCATGGGCAGCGATGACGCGCTGGTTGGCCTCCAGCTTGGCGATGCCGGCCTCGGCGGTGCCGCTGTAGGGATGCACGGTCACGGCCTGAATATAGGGGGAGAGGCCGTTGCGGAGCAGTTCGGCGAGATAGTGAGGTTGCGCCTCGGCGATGCCGAAGGTGGCGGGGCGGGCGGAGGGATCGGCGGCAAGGGTGCCGAGGGCCATGGCCTGGTTGTGCGCGGACATGGTCGCTGCCGCGCCGTGTCCGGCCCAGCCGGAATTGGTTTCGTTGCCGTATTGGTAATCGAATACGCGTCCCTTGAAATGCTCCCCGAGGTGGCGCGCCCAGGCCCAGGCCATGCGGTTCTTGTCCGGGGACAGGTAGTATTCCCGGGGAAAGAAGGTCAGGCTCATCAGGGTGTTCATACCAAAGGCCTCGATCGCGAGCTGGGATTGTTCGATGCGCGGGTCGATGGCAAAGCGGCCGGATTCATCCGGGGTGCGAAAGCCGGGTTCCAGCCGCACGGTGCGAACCCCGGCGTCGCGCATGTGTTGCAGCATCCGCCACTGTTCCTCCGGCGAGTAGCGATGGAGATGGGCGTTCATGCCGATGAAAAAATCGCCGTCGCGGGCGACCGGCTGCGGCCGGCCGACGATGGTGGAGAACGACTCCGCGGTCTTATCCCCCGTGGTCACGGTGGCGCGAAAGAGCACGGTGGGCGCGGGGAGGGCGAAGCCGGCCGGACCGGCGGCCAGATCGATGGTCGCGCCGGGCGCGAGCGTCCGCCTGACCGGGGGGAGGGTGGTGAGCTCGCCGCCGGGGGTTTCCAGCGTGACGGAGGCGACGACGTCCACGACGGCGGCGGTGTCGTTGCGAACCTGGAACGAGGGCAGTTGCGAGAAATCGTCGGTGCGGACCATGCGGATCGCCGGGCTTTCTTCCGCTCCCGAGAGGGCGTGGGCGCAGGGCAGCAGGCCGAGCATGGCGGCGATAAAGGGGGGGATGGAAAACAGGCGCATGAAAAAAGTGAGATGCGGCAAGGTGGAAAAAATCCGCATGTAAGGTGGAGGGTCAGGGTTGGGGAGTCAGGTAAACGGGGAGCGGGCTGACTTCGATTTCGAGCTGTCCGGTGTGGCCGACGATGACAGGGGTGCCCCGTCCCTGCCAGTCGCGCCGCACGTAGGTGCCGGGAGGAAGGGCAAGGGTCACGGTTTGCGTTTCGAAGCCGACCGCCCAGGCGGCGATGACCCCGTCGGGAAGCTGGCCGTATTGGTGGACGTGAACCTGTGCGTTTTCGACAAGGCTGCGGACCCACGGGCGGTTGCCGAGGACTCCGGCGAGCGTCGCGATGCTCACCAAGGAGGGCTTGGGGGCATATTCGGTGGTGATGAGGCCGAAGTTGTGCTCCTGGTTGAGTGGATTGTTTCCGTCGTCCTGAAAATCGTAGATGAACACGGCTTTCATTGCCGGGTGCCGGCGGGAGAGGAGCAGGGTGCGGGTAAGGAAGGCGGCCTGGACGACCTCGCCGGCCGGCGGGTGCCGCGTGAGATGGGAGGGCCAGCCGATCTCGGTGGTCCAGACTTCGAGGCGCTTTTGGTCCGAGCGGGGATTCCGTTCGCTGAATTGGCGAAGGTGGGACCAGACCGCGGGGACGTTCACACGGGGGATCGGCGCGCCCTGGGCTCCGTATCCGGTTTCCGGATCGTAGGGCGACATGTAAGGGTGGACACTGAAGGCGTCCTGGTAATCGAGGCCGCCGTGTTTGAGGACGCCGGAGATGTAGTCGCCGCCCGGTCCGCCGCCAGCGCCTCCGCCGCCGCAGGAAATCACGGTGGCGGTGGGGTCGATCGCCTTGATCGCCGGATAGACTTCCTTGAGCAGGGGAGTGTAAATCTCGGGCGAAGCTTTCCCCCATGAGTGGGGCTCGTTCCAAACCTCCCAATGTTTCACGACACCTTGGTAACGAGTGACCATTTCCCGGACGTAGCGGACAAAAAGGGCGCGTGCCTTGTCGTTGGCCGGGAAACCGTTGTTGCCGGCGAATTCATCCGGCCAGGCGCGGGCGTTTCCGTAGGCGAGGATGACGAGGGGGGAAAGACCGAGTTCACGGGCGGTGTGAATCCACGCATCGGCGTAGGGAGGGAATTCGAATTTCCCGGGGGTCTGTTCAACATGCTGCCAATAGACTTCGTCCCGGATACGTGAAAACCCGGCCAGTTGCACGAGTTCCAGTGAGCGGGGAAGGGTGCCTTTGCCGTGCGCAAAATGGGTGCAGACGCCCCAGTCGTCCGGGTTGGGGCCGTTGCGTTCGGGGATGGAGGCCAGGGTGGTGAGGTATCCACCGATTTGACGGCCGGTGTGATCGTGATGGCGGATGTCGAGTTGATAAAGCCCGGGCGTGGGCAGGGAAACGGTCAGGACGCCTGCGGTTTGAGTGCCGTTGGCCGCGGATGCCGGCGCAACAGGAGCGGTAAAGGTGGCGACGATGTCGGGCGAAAGTGTTCCGTTGTCCTCATAGGGCCGAAGCAGGCCGCGCAATTCTCCTCCCTGCGCAGGGCCGTCTGTATTGAGTATGTTGATACTGATCTGCCGTTCCGTTCCCGATGGCCCGATCAGATGATCTTCGGGTGAAATCAGCGTGAGGGTCGAGGAAACGGCTGCGAGGGGAATCAGAAAGAGGGGGAGATGGAAAAACGGGTGCTTCATGGTGGAAAATGTGGGGAACTCCAAGGGATCCGCCAGGCGGGGAGGATGAGTCCTGACGGATTCTGTCTTCGTGCCTGGCGGGGGAGCGAGCTGTTATGGGCGGGGTTGGGGCATGCCGGTTATTCGGCCGAGGGTTCTCCGGTGAGGTTGACGCCGTAGACCACCATGAACACACCGCCGTTGACGAAGCTGGAAAGGGCGATGCCGGTGAAGGTCTCATAGGTCGAGTCCGCGGCGGCGGCAATGATGCCGCGGCGCAGGCTCGTGTTGAGGCGAACCTGGCCGTCGATGACGGAAAGGCTGAGAACCTGACGGTTGCCAGAGTCGCCCTGGCCGGTGCCGATTTGAATCCATCCGTCCGGATCGGTGAGGCTGCCGTCGACCCGGAAGAGGGCGGTGCGGCCCGAGCGGGCGACTTCCGCGACGTAGCCCTTGCCGTCGGCATTGAGCAGGGCGAGCGCCCAGGCGAGTCCGCTGGCCTTGTCGTCGCCCCATCGCATGGCGACGTCCGCGCGGAGGGTGGGTTTGCGCAGCGCCTGGGTGGAAGGGCTGCCGTCGGAAAGCGAACGATGGAGCCACGGGCGCAGGGTCTGCGGGCCGGGAACGCTTTTGGCGTGGAGCGGGTGGATGTGGTAGTTGGCGTCGGCTTTTTCGCTGCCCTGCCAGACCCAGCTTTCAGCTTCCGCGGCGTACCAGAAGCGGAATTCCGAAGCCGGTTGCAGCGGCACCCAGACCGGATTGCCCGGCGCGGTGCCGGGGCCCGGAGTGAAGGTGTCGTTGAGCACAAAGGCGTCGGCCCGTGCCGTTGCGGTTCCCGCGGCGATGCCGAACGCTCCCGCCACAAGAACGGCGAGGGTTTTTGTGCGAATCAAGGGGATGTGGTGTCTGAAAAGTATCCGGGAAATCATGACGAAAGGAGACGGAAAATCAGTGTGCCGGGAAAGGCGATCGGGTGTAAGACGGTTGCCGGGAATCATTCAGGATGCCCTGTGGCGGCGGCGGAGGAAGGTTGCGGCGACCAGGGCTGCAGCCGCCCCGAGCAGGGCAATGGTGGAGGGCTCGGGAATCACCGTGTAGTCGATGACCAGATAGGCGACTGGCCGCGTGGCACTGTGGTCGGCGCCCGAGGCAAACCAGAGTAATTGCCGCTCGGTGTTTCCGGTTTCGTTTCCGGCTTTGAGCAGGAGATTGAGCGTCGTGCCGTTGGTCAGCGCCGTCTGGACGACAGAATCCAGAGAGGAGTCGCTCCAGGTGACCGCGCCTGCCGGCGCCTTGGTGGAGATGTTGGCCGAGGCCAGAATCGTGCTGTCATAATCGCCACCGGGATTGGCCCAGGCTGTCGTACCGTTGCTGTTCCAGTTCGCCGCCGTTTCGCTGAAGGAGGTCGTCAGTTCATGGACGTCGATTGTCAGCGTCGTGGAGATCGAAGTGCTGTCCGGGCCATTGAAGTAGAGCATCAATGACGCGGAGACGAAGGTGGCATCTTCCGGAAGGGAGACCCCCGCCAGATCAAAGCTCAGCAGGGAGCGGAGGTCACCTCCGCCTGCG harbors:
- a CDS encoding alpha-L-rhamnosidase — translated: MNPLYQRSRPSCLDIRWEPGAGLIWMQGETLFFENPRNRTLRFRKTFHLPFDPVSAELRVFADTHYQLFLNGAPCARGPGRSDPTWTYYDHLDVAPRLHRGDNDIALLVLFQGFGTGSRISIMQGLLFHLVIRGADGEHLAIVSDRSWKAAPAEEFLRPTPRLHGPLGCIEVQDTQLIPDGWLRPGYDDSGWAATDYVKSGLTVTPWYHFVPSPLPLRSESDVETLPRARLASAHGPAPAPDALGQPRPVPVPVPGDGAVFPVRLPATAPDTAHVVTLDLARIENGLLRLEIDGPAGAVVDALFADSIAPGDVIPKPEQARILTGRWILRGDRQTLEVAFNWLAFRHVQLWVWSPGPVTVHRAWLRTLYYPLPVGQVEGFRCSDDSLTRLDAICAHTVRLCYQDGIVDSPSREQQQWIGDARRTAIFNHHRWGDAALHRNLIEQIGQGMDWMGSMVPRYPSGNRNVSPIPSYCLDWIGAFEEFYQFTGDDSLLAHWWPNLLLAIRWFSAFERPDDGLLARVPHWIYIDMGRDAAGRGMGSGEVLATLNLQYLSALRAIAGYANRLGDQASHAWFASRAERLASSLREQFWNETEHGYADAMTDGVLTEGVSEVTAAHALLFLESPGSPRAAQIIKRVLARGGSDPATVVRASPFSIHTVLQALRLHGREQDALDLIRQRYRPLLDAGATATWEHWELSEHGRTDASSYPRHASACHAWGAAPMAFFTGVVLGIRPQSPGWKQVEIRPFCGDLEDASGACLTPQGLLEVRWHVRSATFTLHIKAPSGIEGTVLMPDGSRHPLRTGLFTCESAPAKHREPTGKPR
- a CDS encoding anchor protein, with the protein product MNLLRTKTLLTASALLATLFTGSLTRADSLPVSMSADTWIRSDNATFNGNTALLGIGQVAGGGDLRSLLSFDLAGVSLPEDATFVSASLMLYFNGPDSTSISTTLTIDVHELTTSFSETAANWNSNGTTAWANPGGDYDSTILASANISTKAPAGAVTWSDSSLDSVVQTALTNGTTLNLLLKAGNETGNTERQLLWFASGADHSATRPVAYLVIDYTVIPEPSTIALLGAAAALVAATFLRRRHRAS
- a CDS encoding beta-glucosidase, whose amino-acid sequence is MKHPFFHLPLFLIPLAAVSSTLTLISPEDHLIGPSGTERQISINILNTDGPAQGGELRGLLRPYEDNGTLSPDIVATFTAPVAPASAANGTQTAGVLTVSLPTPGLYQLDIRHHDHTGRQIGGYLTTLASIPERNGPNPDDWGVCTHFAHGKGTLPRSLELVQLAGFSRIRDEVYWQHVEQTPGKFEFPPYADAWIHTARELGLSPLVILAYGNARAWPDEFAGNNGFPANDKARALFVRYVREMVTRYQGVVKHWEVWNEPHSWGKASPEIYTPLLKEVYPAIKAIDPTATVISCGGGGAGGGPGGDYISGVLKHGGLDYQDAFSVHPYMSPYDPETGYGAQGAPIPRVNVPAVWSHLRQFSERNPRSDQKRLEVWTTEIGWPSHLTRHPPAGEVVQAAFLTRTLLLSRRHPAMKAVFIYDFQDDGNNPLNQEHNFGLITTEYAPKPSLVSIATLAGVLGNRPWVRSLVENAQVHVHQYGQLPDGVIAAWAVGFETQTVTLALPPGTYVRRDWQGRGTPVIVGHTGQLEIEVSPLPVYLTPQP
- a CDS encoding N-terminal cleavage protein, with the protein product MKKYSYSRYTYQTRRMSSQAFTLIELLTVIAIIGILAAIIIPTVSKVRKTAKRAVCASNLRQIAAAHIMYRNDHKGKAPFSPTRDPRFIMKGATPDAFYELLPYVGLQAMYDTPANMLRPPPIFMCPEFRGNEIGQWNRTSASGDLMAGYFLNQYAKRPDTNSADDYTDADTPPRRVIASDINYWWVANQSPGITSLAAPHDNTGFNAATWGGSVRWIKKDSLVGTVQWDWEGLDKH
- a CDS encoding alpha-galactosidase, which translates into the protein MRMVRTDDFSQLPSFQVRNDTAAVVDVVASVTLETPGGELTTLPPVRRTLAPGATIDLAAGPAGFALPAPTVLFRATVTTGDKTAESFSTIVGRPQPVARDGDFFIGMNAHLHRYSPEEQWRMLQHMRDAGVRTVRLEPGFRTPDESGRFAIDPRIEQSQLAIEAFGMNTLMSLTFFPREYYLSPDKNRMAWAWARHLGEHFKGRVFDYQYGNETNSGWAGHGAAATMSAHNQAMALGTLAADPSARPATFGIAEAQPHYLAELLRNGLSPYIQAVTVHPYSGTAEAGIAKLEANQRVIAAHAAATGQPPQQLWATEIGFHFHEGGPVNPVTRQLTQVNGFTLEQQAGQLARLYLLARSKRIERIYWYNLYGKNDRETFWLLDENFLPRPAWHTLVHLSSWLNDSIPLGGTVSTEPVQKHLFRRADGTLFLAVWALRDGVRAPLSLLPGGHYTAIDANGRPDSANTDALQNPSPELTLGETPLLITGFPEDASRLLTGYDHLAVLANTLDARNWSTALNRWTLNPGDTVSIPWVIFNSGAAPVTARPVVVSRMPGWTIELPEPVAVAAGETVTREIRLTAPRNAVRGVEYRFSFATETEGPRRSLPFETRLWIDGPFPYRALLAESPQQPHYPVRLPFDDDKTENFGCRELLARRAPASMTPDSIDGNLSKWTADEFVTLDQGGLWILRDPQPPVRENWFGRVALRWDATHLYFAFIALDDDLSVVDLTSRDWRDADNVRLFLSAEPDPAKRSRTITARDLLLLMTPTRQFHDEPPALLAAPIGGHVRQDFESQVKIASRVWQGGYLIEAAIPFSAIDVKPAAGLRLGANVLADDADHGFRTNTWMTCLRSADYWNNPQTLGTLTLLP